In Pleurocapsa sp. PCC 7319, the following are encoded in one genomic region:
- the rplI gene encoding 50S ribosomal protein L9 has product MVKRVSVVLNQSVSKLGNNGDLVDVAPGYARNYLIPQGLASLATKGIIKQVELRREKERQQKLAERQAAENKKVAFKTIGKLTIRKQVGEENAIFGTVTTQEIADVIKEQAGIEVDRRGIEVPDVSTTGDYQAEVKLHPEVTATVDFQVIPL; this is encoded by the coding sequence ATGGTCAAGCGTGTATCAGTAGTATTAAATCAAAGTGTTAGCAAGTTGGGCAATAATGGTGATTTAGTTGATGTTGCTCCAGGTTATGCCCGTAACTATTTAATTCCTCAAGGTTTGGCTAGTTTAGCTACTAAAGGCATTATTAAACAAGTCGAATTAAGAAGAGAAAAAGAAAGACAACAAAAACTCGCGGAAAGGCAAGCTGCAGAAAACAAAAAAGTTGCCTTCAAAACTATTGGTAAATTAACGATCCGCAAACAGGTAGGAGAAGAAAACGCTATCTTCGGAACTGTTACTACTCAAGAAATAGCTGATGTGATCAAAGAACAAGCAGGTATTGAAGTAGATCGTCGCGGAATTGAGGTTCCCGATGTCAGCACTACAGGGGACTATCAAGCAGAAGTTAAACTACACCCCGAAGTCACTGCTACTGTTGATTTCCAAGTTATACCACTTTAA
- a CDS encoding S8 family serine peptidase, with protein MGRKIILLISSLVISGFITPTLALDNSVGEKGVNASRLHKAPFNLLGRKIGIGQVEVGRPVKLGKDKAANTLKAISPRAVFYRNNPATADKNVDDHASMVAEVMIAQDKRLQGIAPEAKLYASAVGSLNEGGQAQECLATQHIAQQNSGDIRAINFSFGESLERDERDNAQLDGKALLTSCIDWSAHQHNVLYVVAGNQGKGGIPIPTDNFNGITTAYTTVRKGEFNKVDFANLSALPVGIGSSFIKKEINLGIRRAISLLAPGGQISVYNQKGKIEKVSGTSFAAPHITGAVALLQEYGDRALRKALNDRTIGRNKANSQISKQSQSSTWSIDSRRHEVMRAVLLNSADKIADRGDGLLLNMERTILGEKNNNWFDSDAYQNPRIPLDIQMGTGHLNVWRAYQQFKAGQAITDNTDKSKSVSSMGWDYGKVAAHNYQEYYLEQPLAAGSHAAITLTWDRLVVLNDVNRNQQYDIEETFSDRGLNNLDLYLLPIDEDSNMRNVCSSSSPEDSVEHIFCPIPTTGRYKIRVYYRHQFNKPMQSYGLAWWTKGKDEL; from the coding sequence ATGGGTAGAAAAATAATTTTACTAATTTCTAGTTTGGTTATTTCTGGCTTCATCACTCCTACTCTAGCTTTGGATAATTCCGTAGGGGAAAAAGGAGTCAATGCTAGTCGTTTACATAAAGCCCCTTTTAATTTGTTGGGTCGAAAAATTGGTATTGGTCAAGTAGAAGTGGGTCGCCCCGTAAAACTGGGCAAAGATAAAGCAGCAAATACTCTGAAGGCAATTTCTCCAAGAGCAGTTTTTTATCGTAATAACCCAGCTACTGCGGATAAAAATGTGGACGACCATGCCAGTATGGTTGCAGAAGTAATGATTGCTCAGGATAAACGTCTACAAGGAATTGCACCAGAAGCAAAATTATATGCTTCGGCTGTAGGTTCTTTGAACGAGGGAGGACAAGCTCAGGAATGTTTAGCAACTCAACATATTGCTCAACAAAACAGTGGAGATATTCGAGCAATTAATTTTAGCTTTGGAGAATCTTTGGAGCGAGACGAAAGAGACAATGCTCAGTTAGATGGTAAAGCTTTATTGACATCTTGCATTGATTGGTCAGCTCACCAGCATAATGTTTTATATGTGGTTGCAGGAAACCAGGGTAAAGGAGGGATACCTATACCCACGGATAATTTTAATGGAATTACCACAGCGTATACAACCGTTCGAAAAGGTGAATTTAATAAAGTTGACTTTGCTAATTTGAGTGCTTTACCAGTCGGAATTGGTAGTAGCTTTATTAAAAAAGAGATTAATTTGGGGATTCGAAGAGCTATTAGTTTACTTGCCCCTGGAGGACAAATCTCTGTTTACAATCAAAAAGGAAAAATTGAAAAAGTTAGTGGTACTAGTTTTGCTGCTCCACACATTACAGGAGCAGTAGCTTTATTGCAGGAATATGGCGATCGCGCTTTACGCAAGGCATTAAATGATCGCACTATAGGTAGAAATAAAGCTAATAGTCAAATAAGTAAACAATCCCAATCTTCAACTTGGAGTATTGATTCTCGTCGTCATGAAGTGATGAGAGCCGTCTTGCTGAACTCAGCAGATAAAATCGCCGACAGGGGTGATGGTTTATTGCTTAATATGGAACGTACAATTCTGGGCGAAAAAAATAACAATTGGTTTGATTCTGATGCATATCAAAATCCCCGTATTCCTTTAGATATTCAGATGGGAACAGGTCATCTCAATGTTTGGCGAGCATATCAACAGTTTAAAGCGGGACAAGCTATTACCGATAATACCGATAAGTCAAAATCCGTTAGCAGCATGGGCTGGGACTATGGCAAAGTAGCAGCCCATAATTATCAGGAATATTATTTAGAACAACCCCTGGCAGCAGGAAGTCACGCGGCAATAACGTTAACCTGGGATCGCCTAGTAGTACTGAATGATGTAAATCGCAATCAACAATATGATATTGAGGAGACTTTTAGTGATCGCGGTTTGAATAATCTTGATCTTTATCTGTTACCTATTGATGAAGATAGCAATATGAGAAATGTTTGTTCTTCCTCTAGCCCAGAAGATAGTGTAGAACATATTTTCTGTCCCATCCCCACTACAGGACGTTATAAAATTCGTGTTTATTATCGCCACCAGTTTAACAAGCCAATGCAGTCTTATGGTTTAGCCTGGTGGACAAAAGGAAAGGATGAATTATGA
- a CDS encoding DUF4327 family protein: protein MTKQVAHPMMKLQRKVMSLVDSKIVKPDDRIGKIALLLGNDWSYWKNELLDFDFSPQDQIQELLSVEDWDED, encoded by the coding sequence ATGACAAAGCAAGTTGCGCATCCCATGATGAAATTGCAACGCAAGGTAATGTCCTTGGTAGATTCCAAGATTGTCAAACCTGACGATCGCATTGGCAAGATTGCTCTTTTGCTGGGTAATGACTGGTCATATTGGAAAAACGAACTGCTAGATTTCGACTTTTCTCCCCAAGATCAAATCCAAGAATTACTATCTGTAGAAGATTGGGACGAAGACTAG
- a CDS encoding FHA domain-containing serine/threonine-protein kinase produces MVIFTLLEPQTNQPVQQWEFSDQSVIRLGRAQNNDIVLHGYFQVSRQHLEITLIDPKKEQWQLISRGTNGTLINNDFVTEAILKHDDLIRLAENGPVFKFELESHLGKKTVEVEKTNILEPAAVCDHADNPDDSIFCRHCGQPIVEEEHYVGSYQVLRTLGRGGMGTTYLAWDRNRTAQNAPLLLVLKEMNTDMARIAKARELFEREARVLKSLEHPGIPKYYDFFVENNHKYLVMELIHGHNLEQFVNQRGPTDPERTMRWMIQICDILEYLHNLDAPLVHRDIKPANLMLRNLDSRLMLLDFGAVKELGTALETRIGVEGYSAPEQYRGKPCPQSDIYGVGTTTIFLLTGKAPMQYYRYQSNKFEFDISSIPNLPQSLAQVLAIACQPEPRDRYQTAKELSDALSACL; encoded by the coding sequence ATGGTCATTTTTACGCTATTAGAACCACAGACAAATCAACCTGTACAACAGTGGGAATTTTCTGACCAATCAGTGATTCGTCTTGGTCGCGCTCAAAATAATGATATTGTTTTACATGGATATTTCCAAGTCTCTCGTCAGCATCTAGAAATTACTTTAATCGATCCTAAAAAGGAGCAGTGGCAGTTAATTAGCAGAGGTACGAATGGCACTCTTATAAATAATGATTTTGTCACTGAAGCTATCTTAAAGCATGACGATTTAATTCGCCTAGCTGAAAATGGTCCTGTATTCAAGTTCGAATTAGAATCTCATTTAGGCAAAAAAACAGTAGAAGTTGAGAAAACAAATATTTTAGAACCTGCTGCTGTTTGCGATCATGCAGATAACCCAGATGATAGTATTTTTTGTCGGCATTGCGGTCAGCCTATTGTCGAAGAAGAGCATTATGTAGGCTCCTATCAAGTTTTGCGAACTTTGGGTCGTGGAGGAATGGGAACTACTTATCTAGCTTGGGATCGCAATCGTACCGCACAAAATGCTCCTTTACTTTTAGTCCTCAAAGAGATGAATACAGATATGGCTCGCATCGCTAAAGCCAGAGAGCTATTTGAAAGAGAAGCGAGGGTTTTGAAATCTTTAGAACACCCAGGTATTCCTAAATACTATGATTTTTTTGTGGAAAACAACCACAAGTACTTAGTTATGGAGCTAATCCATGGTCATAATTTAGAGCAATTTGTTAATCAAAGAGGTCCTACAGACCCAGAAAGGACAATGCGCTGGATGATTCAAATTTGTGACATTTTAGAATATCTGCATAATCTCGATGCACCTTTAGTCCATCGAGATATTAAACCAGCTAATTTAATGTTACGCAATTTAGATAGCCGTTTAATGCTGCTTGATTTTGGAGCGGTGAAAGAACTGGGGACTGCTTTAGAAACCCGTATTGGCGTAGAAGGTTATAGTGCTCCAGAACAATATCGGGGAAAACCTTGTCCTCAATCTGATATTTACGGAGTTGGTACCACAACCATTTTTCTTTTAACCGGTAAAGCTCCTATGCAATATTATCGTTATCAGAGTAATAAATTTGAATTTGACATTAGTAGCATTCCTAATTTGCCCCAAAGTCTTGCCCAAGTTTTAGCTATAGCTTGTCAACCTGAACCAAGAGACCGTTACCAAACAGCAAAAGAACTATCAGATGCTTTATCAGCTTGTCTTTAA
- a CDS encoding serine/threonine phosphatase — protein sequence MLICPQCGFENSQANKFCQSCGFSLNDKICCQCTATIPVESETCSFCGAENNTVLWAIIAPKNIAEVKGKAKLAPTTIKKNNSNIQSETEDLSDLFAEIKDEAKTWSQVNDKHHNTLNRYVIAHQPSSEKLLNDPRQTLDTTLIQGQVIDQYPLQESYLAALQKQQLGLFTKLSQNLNNSYLSMSQYWNLVGIPIHALPYLILEKYTPTVPQIYDAWQQQEQGVVILPDRSQWKLLTELWSEPKLPLLQIIWFLDEMAKLWEPLQLIGCAQSLLVNSNLRIDEDQSFCFQQLYMDSTDQPPSLKDLAKTWQLCFTESNLNNLNHLNLLLDRVISGEINEIEQLRLELHNLGLGEDEIESFDIHTNYSEVNISQPEPKQTKPDNSLETSEPDNFFDENDDNMMYGSEFEEEATAMIPMQLKSITDASCTAIGSQRDHNEDFFGVQTRVEKVENNIENNLRIRGLYLVCDGMGGHAAGEVASAMAVDNLQKYFQTHWQNELPTKKTIEQGVLLANEALYQTNLDNSRSGSGRMGTTLVMALLQDTKLAIAHVGDSRIYRISRKQGLEKLTLDHEVGQREINRGVEPDIAYGRPDSYQLTQALGPRESNYVRPDIQFLEITEDCLLLLCSDGLSDNDLLEKHWKTYLEPLISSSSDIHEGTFKLVDFANHYNGHDNISAILVRIKLKPDL from the coding sequence ATGCTTATTTGTCCACAGTGTGGGTTTGAAAACTCCCAAGCCAATAAATTCTGCCAAAGTTGTGGTTTTTCATTAAACGACAAAATCTGTTGTCAATGTACAGCTACTATTCCTGTCGAATCAGAAACTTGTAGCTTTTGTGGGGCTGAAAATAATACTGTACTTTGGGCAATAATTGCACCAAAAAATATAGCTGAAGTTAAGGGTAAAGCAAAATTAGCTCCAACCACAATCAAGAAAAATAATAGCAATATTCAATCAGAGACTGAAGATTTATCTGACTTGTTTGCTGAAATTAAGGATGAAGCCAAAACTTGGTCACAAGTTAATGACAAACATCATAATACGTTGAATCGTTATGTAATTGCTCATCAGCCAAGTTCAGAAAAATTGCTGAATGATCCTCGGCAAACTTTGGATACTACTTTGATTCAGGGCCAAGTAATCGATCAATATCCTTTGCAAGAATCTTATTTGGCAGCCTTACAAAAACAGCAACTAGGATTGTTTACCAAATTAAGTCAAAATTTGAATAATTCCTATTTGTCTATGAGCCAATATTGGAATTTGGTTGGAATACCTATTCACGCTTTGCCCTATCTAATTTTGGAAAAATATACGCCTACAGTTCCTCAAATTTACGATGCTTGGCAACAGCAAGAGCAAGGAGTTGTTATATTGCCTGATCGTTCTCAATGGAAATTACTGACAGAGCTATGGTCAGAGCCAAAATTACCACTGCTCCAAATTATTTGGTTTCTCGATGAAATGGCCAAGCTTTGGGAACCTTTGCAGCTAATTGGCTGTGCCCAGAGTTTACTCGTCAATTCTAATTTACGCATTGATGAAGACCAGTCTTTTTGCTTTCAACAACTGTATATGGATTCTACAGATCAGCCACCTAGCCTGAAAGATTTAGCTAAAACGTGGCAACTTTGTTTTACCGAATCAAATTTGAATAACCTCAATCATCTGAATTTACTACTTGATCGAGTTATATCTGGAGAAATTAACGAAATTGAGCAGTTACGGCTAGAACTTCATAATCTTGGTCTCGGAGAAGACGAGATTGAATCTTTTGATATTCATACAAATTATTCTGAAGTGAACATTTCCCAACCTGAACCTAAACAAACTAAACCTGACAATTCCCTCGAAACATCTGAACCAGATAATTTCTTTGACGAAAATGACGACAATATGATGTATGGCAGTGAATTTGAAGAAGAGGCTACAGCCATGATCCCAATGCAGTTAAAAAGTATCACTGATGCTAGCTGCACGGCTATTGGTTCACAACGAGATCATAATGAAGACTTTTTTGGAGTTCAAACCAGAGTTGAAAAGGTTGAAAATAACATCGAAAATAATCTCAGGATTCGTGGTTTGTATTTAGTTTGTGATGGCATGGGAGGACATGCAGCCGGAGAAGTTGCTAGTGCCATGGCAGTAGATAACTTACAGAAATATTTTCAAACTCATTGGCAAAATGAATTACCAACTAAGAAAACTATTGAACAAGGAGTATTGTTAGCTAATGAAGCTTTATATCAGACTAATCTTGATAACTCCCGCTCTGGTAGCGGTAGAATGGGAACAACTCTAGTAATGGCTTTGCTACAAGATACTAAGTTGGCGATCGCTCATGTAGGAGATAGCCGTATTTATCGTATTTCTCGTAAGCAAGGACTGGAAAAATTAACTCTAGATCATGAGGTTGGTCAAAGAGAAATTAATCGAGGAGTTGAACCAGATATAGCCTATGGTCGCCCCGATTCCTATCAATTAACCCAGGCATTGGGACCTAGAGAAAGCAACTATGTTAGACCTGATATTCAATTTTTGGAAATTACCGAAGATTGCTTATTATTACTTTGTTCTGATGGTCTTTCTGATAATGATTTGTTAGAAAAACATTGGAAAACTTATCTTGAACCTCTAATTAGTTCTAGTAGTGATATTCATGAAGGTACATTTAAATTGGTAGATTTTGCCAATCACTACAATGGGCACGATAACATAAGCGCCATTCTAGTTAGAATCAAGTTGAAACCCGATCTCTAA
- a CDS encoding ferredoxin yields MEPEWRLRSQNIDRLPKNTPDSKLQKLLVCLGRSCRKYNSEQVFNNFKRNVPPNTELISIGCLGQCGNGPMVLVEVKSKPIWYSEVHPDEVATIVKQHLIGKSPVKKMLYPKFHPQKYQ; encoded by the coding sequence ATGGAACCAGAATGGCGATTAAGATCGCAAAACATAGATAGATTACCCAAAAATACTCCTGATTCTAAACTGCAAAAACTTTTAGTTTGCCTTGGACGTAGTTGTCGTAAATATAATTCAGAGCAAGTATTTAATAACTTTAAACGAAATGTACCTCCTAACACCGAGCTAATTTCCATAGGTTGTTTAGGACAATGCGGTAATGGACCAATGGTGTTAGTAGAAGTAAAATCAAAGCCAATATGGTATTCAGAAGTTCATCCGGATGAGGTTGCCACAATAGTTAAGCAACATCTTATTGGTAAATCTCCTGTTAAAAAGATGCTATATCCTAAATTTCACCCTCAAAAATATCAATAA